In Geothermobacter hydrogeniphilus, a single window of DNA contains:
- a CDS encoding LysE/ArgO family amino acid transporter has protein sequence MQSLFFQGFGLSAGLIIAIGAQNAFVLSQSVRRNRPLLIALICASADVLLIALGLTGVGSIVASSPRLAAWAAWGGALFLIVYGAAALRSALRGAALEPDHDALPGLRELLLGTLAVTFLNPHAYLDTLVLIGSIGGQYPLEQRWIFGSGAVAASLAWFLLLALGGPLLAPLFRRPISWRLLDVSVCLVMWSIAFSLLRDRWPPV, from the coding sequence ATGCAGAGTCTGTTTTTTCAGGGGTTCGGTCTCAGTGCCGGGTTGATCATTGCGATCGGGGCGCAGAATGCCTTTGTGCTGTCGCAAAGCGTGCGGCGCAATCGCCCGTTGCTGATCGCCCTGATCTGTGCTTCGGCCGATGTTCTGCTGATTGCTCTCGGCCTGACCGGGGTCGGCAGCATCGTGGCTTCCAGCCCGCGACTGGCCGCCTGGGCCGCCTGGGGCGGGGCGTTGTTTCTGATTGTGTATGGTGCCGCGGCCCTGCGCTCGGCCTTGCGGGGCGCCGCCCTGGAGCCTGACCATGACGCCCTGCCGGGATTGCGCGAATTGCTTCTGGGGACCCTGGCGGTGACCTTCCTCAATCCCCATGCTTATCTCGATACCCTGGTCCTGATCGGCAGCATCGGCGGTCAATATCCTCTCGAACAACGCTGGATTTTCGGTAGCGGTGCGGTCGCGGCATCACTGGCCTGGTTCCTGTTGCTGGCCCTGGGAGGGCCGTTGCTCGCGCCGCTGTTTCGTCGGCCGATTTCCTGGCGGCTGCTTGATGTCAGTGTCTGTCTGGTGATGTGGAGCATCGCCTTCAGCCTGTTGCGAGACCGTTGGCCGCCGGTTTGA
- a CDS encoding potassium channel family protein: MHPRSKLGSSTMKKFCVIGAGNFGFNIARTLYEDGHEVLVIDNNRSHIQQVSDHCSVAMVADAADKEFLAAQGLAEMDAVVVAIGERSHAATLATLFLKELGVKRLVVKSVNEDHGRILRKVGADEVVYPEKDMAIKTARNLASPNILDMLTMAEGYSLNEIAPPAGFIGKTLIELDLRRKFGVYVLGIKDVLTDEFLLMPPPDRQIRDSDMLLIFGKATDVDKASRC; encoded by the coding sequence TTGCATCCGCGGTCAAAACTAGGGAGTTCGACCATGAAAAAATTCTGCGTTATCGGCGCCGGCAACTTCGGCTTCAACATCGCCCGTACCCTCTATGAAGACGGCCACGAAGTGCTGGTGATCGACAACAACCGCAGCCACATCCAGCAGGTCAGCGACCATTGCTCGGTGGCGATGGTCGCCGACGCCGCCGACAAGGAGTTTCTCGCCGCCCAGGGATTGGCGGAGATGGACGCAGTGGTGGTCGCCATCGGCGAGCGTTCCCACGCAGCGACCCTGGCGACGCTGTTTCTCAAGGAACTGGGAGTGAAGCGGCTGGTGGTCAAGTCGGTCAACGAGGATCACGGCCGCATCCTGCGCAAGGTCGGTGCCGACGAGGTCGTCTACCCGGAAAAGGACATGGCGATCAAGACCGCCCGCAACCTCGCCAGTCCCAACATCCTCGACATGCTGACCATGGCCGAAGGCTACAGCCTCAACGAGATCGCCCCGCCGGCCGGGTTCATCGGCAAGACCCTGATCGAACTCGACCTGCGGCGCAAATTCGGCGTCTACGTGCTCGGCATCAAGGATGTGCTGACCGACGAATTCCTGCTCATGCCGCCGCCGGACCGCCAGATCCGCGACAGCGACATGCTGCTGATCTTCGGCAAGGCGACGGACGTGGACAAGGCGTCGCGCTGCTGA